The following is a genomic window from Capnocytophaga stomatis.
TTCGTATTTAAAACCAAAAATCGCTTTCCTTGAGATTTCAGTGTTAAATCAAAAAACCAATCGGATAATTTATTATGACGTATGGAACCATCAAACAAAGCTTGGGTTTTGAAAGCTGTATCGGTAAGTGTCCAATTTTCAAGCTCAAAAGTTTGATTATTGACTTTTATCTTTGCATTATCCTGAAAATCAGCATTCAAATTCAAATACGTGATTCCCATTCCTCCTTTATGAATTGAAAGTTCTCCGTCCATTTTCGGATTTTCGATTTTCCCTTTTATATCAATCCCTCCTGAAAGCCAACCTCTTAAGTCGAATAAAATTCCTTCTGCAAACGGATTAAAAGGTGCTAAGTTAAAATCGTGAAATTTGGCTTTCAAATCCAATAAAGTTCCTTCTTTCCCGTCCAAATTTATTTTTCCTCCCATTTGGAAACCTCGCGTTTTTCCATTAACAAAATGAGCGGAAACATCGAAGGACGATAAATCATCATTCCCGAAAATGCTCGCTTCCAAATCACCATAATCGTATCCATTCAAACGAAAATACCGAATAAACAAATCAGATGACGGATAAAATAACTTACCTTTCTGAACCAGAGACAAATGCCCGTGCATCGTTCCCCTCAAATCCAACCCTTTCATTTCGGGCGTAATTTTTTCCAGCGAAACGTTATTAGCTACAATATGAATGTTTTTGTAATCGTTTTTGGTTACTATTCCACTCAAATTGATATGCTGATTGCGGTGAGCCATTCTGAAATTATCAATTTTGATAGTGTCAGCGGTACGATTGATGATAATTTTGTTTTGCTTATCAGAATTATCTCGATTGATAAACCAAGCACTTTCTTTGAAATTGAATAAGGATTTCTTCAATCCAATTATGGATTCTTGTTTTTCGTTAAGTGTATGATAGAAATTCAATTCGTAAACATCTTTCCCTGTGTCTCCTCCTTTGAATTCTGTTCGGAAGAAAAGCGTATCTTTAATTGTTGCGTTGATTAAGTTAAAATCACTTATGGTGTACATTCCCAAATCCACTTTTTCTACCTCGAAGAAGGCATTGTAAAGCGGATTTTTATTATCAATTCGCAAATCAACATTATCTATCTGATAATCATATGCATTAATATCAGGAGATTTTAATTGCATTTTAAAACTTCCTTCATCGGCAACTATTTTCCCTTTCAATATTGTATTTTTACCGATTTTGACTTTAGGAACAAAAACCTCAATTATCTTGTTATATATGTTAAAATTAAAATCAATATACTGATTTTCAGTTATTTTATAAGGCTTATAATGTGCGTAAATACTTCCAAAGGCATTCTGCAGAATTTTTTTAGCTTCTGCCATTTTGAATTTCCCTTCTACTTTTCCGCTGATAATATCGGGTGAATTGATAGTGATTTTCTTTACTCCTTCCTTTGAAATTGTGGAAGTTACCTCAAAATCATCAAAAGAAAATACATCGGCAGAATTGGTATATTGTGCATTTTTAAAGCTTATCGTACCAACAATATCATCCAAATTATTTCCCTGAATATCAAAGACAATGCTTCCCTTCAGCTTTGAAATTGAATCCGATTCCATAAACTTGAGAGCGTGCAAATCTGCTACGTCAATATTGGCTTGAAAATCAAATTTTGAATTATTCTTTGAAAAGTCCGCCAGACCACTAAAATTCATCTTCAGATTTATGTCATTGGCAGAAATTCTTCCGTTAAAAACCTTGTTTTTGAACTCTCCATCAACTGAAATATTTTTATAATCATATCCATTGTAATGAAATGATTCTGCTTTTCCGTATGCTTGCATTTTTAAAGAAGCCAAGTCAAATCCGCTTCCTTTTACAGTCATATGTGCGGTTAATTTACCAAAAGAACGGTCTGCAAGCAAAGCCCCGAAATCAAGCCCTTGCGTTGCTACCGTTCCCTTGTATATCATATCGTTAATATTTTCCAAATTGTCGAGCATTCCGTCAAGAGATGCATTTCCTTTGTTGGAACGTAATTCCAAATTTGCCTCCAAAGCCGAAGTTGTGTATAAAAGGTCACCGTGAACCGAAAACATTTCCAGACGCTGCACTTCAGATGGGATATTTTGCCCCAATTGCACAGGCATTAACGTCGCCAAATCATTGTAAATGGACTCCAAATAAACATCTTTTCCCTTTACAATAATTTTTTTCTGGTCATCAAGCAAATTTTTGAAATTAAAATTACCTTCGATAATGGTATTCTGATAAGCGATTTCGCCTTCAGATACTTTGAGGTCATTCAAAACCCCTTGAATTGATAAATTTTTAATATTCAGAGTTTTACCCACTCCAAATGCATTGTAAAAAGTATTCAAATCCGTAGTTTCCAAACTTGCTTTTGAAATCTTGGCATCAAAAAGAACCCTATTTTCAAAATCATCGAAACCATCTTCAGTAGGAAACAATTTTACATATCCTTCGAGTGATGATTTATCAGTTTCAAAAACTAAATTATCAACACTCATAAGTGAATCTGTGAAAGCAAAATTTGTTTCTAAGTTTTTCACATACAGATTTTTATCATACACAAAATTGGCTTTTTGAACATCAAAAAACACCTCCGAATCAAGAACTTTAAAATCTTTCAGGTTGATATTCAAATTTTCTACCTTAATAATAGAAGGGTCTTCTTTATTTTCGTCTGAAATGTAACAATTGCTATTTGTCAGATTAACGGACTTGGCTTTCATTATAAAGCCCCCAGAGCTTGGCTTACCCGAATCGAACTTGGAAACAAAGACATCCAAATTGGAAATTGTGTCTCCCTTATGAGTTTTCATATTGAAAATCAATCCATCAGCTTCAACCTTTCCAAAGTACAAATTCCCTTCTGTAAGTTGCCTGAAATTCAAAATGGAAGTCTGCAACTCTTTCGCGGCGATTAAAGTATCTTTTTTGAAATCGTTGATTAGCAATTGTTTTACGGCTACATTTCCGTTAATTTTTAAATGTACTTTTTCTATTTGTATATCTACATCGTAGTCTTTATTAAGCCAATTTACTACCTTTTTAGCTATAAACGTCTGAGTTACAGGTAAAGCCAAAAGCACAGCAATTACTCCCAAAATTAGGAGAGTAATCCATATAAATCGAAATAATATTTTACCAAATCTTTTGATTCTGAGCATCAAAAATTTCTTTTATCAATTATGTGTTAGAGACCGCAAATTTAGATTTATTCTTTAACAGGTACAAGTTTTTTTTTAAGTATTTGCAAATCTATTGATTAAGTTTTGAAATTTTTAAACCTTACAAGAAATTTGAATCCTCAGATGTAGAATACATTTAAGTTGTTATCGTCAAAAAGTCACAGAACTTTGGTTTTATTGACACATTTCTGGAAGAATAATAAAAATTCACTTCAATTCAAGATTTTGTTCTTTAATAAATTTTAAAATTTGTAAATCAGATATTTAGAACTTTTATGAATAAAAAAACAACAAAAAATAATGTAACAAATCATTTTCATAAAAGTTGATCCTTTTCCAGCTTATTAGTAAACAGAAAGACTCAAAAATATACAAGCGAAAAATTGGTTTTTAACTTTATATTTCGTACATTTGTGCTCCTTAATTTTTAAGGGTATAACAAAAAAACATCTAAAAAACTCAAAAATCACAAAAAAATACAACTAAAAAATATATTTAACAAAGAAATACGCAAAACAAAAACACAAAAAAACAAAGAATTATTAATTTAAAGACGTAGATATGATAAACTTATTAAGAAAATCTGGACGTACAGGTACGAGATGGATTTTGCTTGCGTTGCTTACACAAGGTTTTTGGACAGTCTCTGCCTCTGAAAAAATTGAGGCTACATCCACAAACATTCTTGTTCAACAGCAAACAAAAAAAGTCAGCGGTACTGTAGCCGATGCTTCTGGTGTTCCTCTACCAGGAGTTAGTGTTTTGGTAAAAGGCACAAGCGTTGGGGTGGCTACTGACTTCGATGGTAACTTTGAAATTAATGTTCCTGAGGACAAAACTGATTTGGTGTTCTCATACATCGGGTTCAAGGAACAAACTGTTAAAGTTACCAAATCGCAATCAGGTTTGAAAATTGTTCTGCAAGAAGAAGTTATGGAACTTGAAGGTACCGTGGTTACAGCCTTGGGTATCAAACGACAAGAAAAAGCCCTGAGCTACAACGTACAACAAGTAAAATCAGAAGAGCTTACTCGTGTAAAAGATGCTAACTTCGTAAACAGCCTTAACGGTAAAGTTGCTGGGGTTAATATCCAAAAGAGTTCTTCCGGGGTTGGAGGACAAACTAAAGTGGTAATGCGAGGAGCAAAATCTATTTTGGGGGGAAACAACGTTCTTTACGTAATTGATGGTGTTCCTATGGGAGAAAACACTAACAGAGAGCGTGGTGACCAAAGATTTGGAACGCCTGCTTCTTCAGAAGGAATTGCGGACTTCAACTCTGAAGATATCGAAAGTATTTCCGTGCTTACAGGTCCTTCGGCAGCAGCGTTGTATGGTGCTGCGGCTGCTAATGGTGTTATCTTGATTAACACTAAAAAAGGGAAAGAAGGAAAAATGAAAGTAAATCTTTCTTCTTCAGTGGAGTTTTCAAACCCACTTATTTTACCTGAATTCCAAAATACGTACGGAACGAGTGATTCATTCTTTTCTTGGGGAAATAAATTAGATACTCCTTCTTCTCTTGACCCTAAGAAATTTTTCAATGTAGGAACAACTTATAACAATGCATTGAATTTTTCTGTAGGAAATAAGCAAAATCAAACTTTTGTTTCTGCTTCTTCCATCACTTCGGAAGGTATCGTTTCTAACAACCAATACAGAAGACACAATGTGCTTATCCGTAACACGTCATCTTTCTTGGATGATAAGTTAGAATTGGATGTATCGGCAAGCTATGTTCGTCAATTTGAGAAGAATATGATTTCATTTGGAGAATATTTCAACCCAATAGTAGGTGTTTATTTATTCCCAAGAGGAGAAAACTTTGAATGGATGAAATCATTTGAATTGTACGATATAGAAAAAGGGTACAACGCTATCCAGAATCGTATCCCCGGAGATTTAGGAAAAGACGTTCAAAATCCTTATTGGATAATGTACAGAAATATTCGTCCAAAAGTAAGAGACCGTTATATGTTCTCAGGGCAGTTGAAGTACAACATCTTGAAAAACTTGAACATAGCCGGGCGTGTACGTTTGGATAATACGTATTCAAAATCAGAAGACAAACGATATGCAGGTACTTTGGGAGCTTTTGCGAAAGAAAAAGGACGATACGCATATTCACAAGGAACATTCAAGCAAAAATATGCAGACTTGATTATGAATTATAACACAAGTTTTGCAGATGATTTCAACTTGGTTGTGAACGCAGGTACTTCATTTGAGGATTATGACAATAAAGGCAAATCATACAGAGGTGAAATAAAACACATTGCCAACAAGTTCTTTATTGCTAACACTGATACAAGTACAGCGGTAGTTTCTGATGAAGGAGGAAACGACAGACGTAGAAATATTGCAGTTTTTGCATCTGCAGAATTAGGATGGAAATCAGCTCTTTACTTAACTCTTACAGGGCGTAATGACTGGGCTTCTCAGTTGGTAAACAGTGACGAAGAAAGCATATTCTATCCATCAGTAGGGGTTTCTGCTGTTATTACGGAGTTATTATCTCCCGAGACAAAAAACAAGTTATACCCATATTTAGGCTTTGCTAAGGTAAGAGCTTCATTTACAGAGGTAGGTTCTCCTATCAGCGTGACAGGAATTACTCCGGGAACAATTACCAAAAAAATTGAAGGAGGAAGCATAAAGGCAAATGATTTTTATCCATTAACAGCACCTTTAAAAGCTGAAAGAACTCGCTCTTATGAAGTAGGTATCAGCACAAAATGGTTGAAAAACAGACTTTCTTTAGATGTAACAGCCTACAAATCTAACACTTACAATCAGTTGTTGTTGGCCGGATTACCAAAAAGTTCTGGATATCAAACAATGTATGTTCAAGCAGGGAATGTGGAAAACAAAGGTTTGGAAATTGCCTTAGGATACAATCAGGAAGTGACAGATTTCAACTTTGGTACGAACGTCACTGCTACAGCAAACCAAAACAAGATTATCCGATTGGCTTCAGGAATTCCTAACCCGTTTGATGCTTCTTCTCCGATTGATATAACGGAAATGACCGTAGGTAATTTCTATTTAAGAGAAGGAGGTAGCATAGGAGATATTTATGCAAACGATTGGATTAAAAGAGACCAATACGGATTGGTTGATATTTCAAGCGGAACAATTGCTACTGAGGCAACTGAGCCTTATATGTTAGGGTCTGTAAATCCTGATTGGTTATTAGGATGGCAAGGAAACTTAGGATACAAAAATCTATCTTTAAATTTCTTGTTCAAAGCCAGATTAGGCGGAGTTGTAGTATCAAAAACTCAACAAGCTTTGGATTACTACGGGGTTTCAAAAGCAAGTGCCGATGCACGTGATTTAGGATATGCTCAATTAGGAAGCTTCAAAGTAGATCCAAGAGCTTACTACAATGCAATCAACACATTAGATGCTTATTATACTTATTCGGCTACGAATGTTCGTCTGCAAGAAGTGAGCCTTACATACAGTTTCCCTAAACAAGCATTGGGCAAAACATTCTCTGATTTGAGTATCTCATTGATAGGGAATAACTTATGGATGATTTATAACAAAGCCCCTTTCGATCCTGAATTGGCTTCAACTACAGGTACATTTGGTCAAGGATATGATTATTTTATGCTTCCAAGTTTAAGAAGCTACGGATTAAGTATAAAAATGGGATTTTAATTTAATAAAAGTAGAAAAATGAAAAAAATAATATTCGCATCTTTACTGCTTTCGGCTGCAGTTGGGTGTACATCTGATTTTGAGGAAATAAACACAAACGTTTATGGAGTTACAAAATCTGATGAGGCAAAAGACGGTATTTCATACGGAGCTCCTTTTGTGAAAATGCAACAATTGGTAATTCCTATAGGACCTCCTGAGGCAACCACCGGACCGGGTAATGCCCTACAAAATACCGATTTGATTTCATCAGGAAACTACATTGGTTATTTCGGAAATAACAACAACTGGGGATTCAGAATAGAACCTTCTTGGAACTTTGAAAAAGGCAGGATGAACTACGCATACGAGAATTTTTATTCTAATTTCTTCCAACAATGGGTTGAAGTAAAAAAAGCCCTTGGCGATTCGGAGGATTTGCGTGATAAACAGATAGTTGCATTAGCAGATATCTTAAAAGTAACTGCTTGGCTTAGAGCTACTGACGTTTTTGGTCCTATACCTTACACTTCGGCAGGAAACGGCGATATCAAACCTAAATTAGACAGCCAAAAAGAGGTTTATTATGCAATGCTTTCCGATTTGGAAAAGTCATTGGCAGTTATTAGCTCAGGCGGAAATATCCTTTCTTCTTATGACAATGTATATAACGGAGATTTATCAAAATGGGCGAAGTTTGCTAATTCTTTGATGTTGCGAATCGCTGTCAGAATGCATTTTAATGACCCACAAAAAGCCTCTGAATACGTGGCAAAAGCACTTACAGGAGGTGTAATGGCAGATGTTTCGGATGAGGCAAAAATGGGAAGCACAAGCAAAATGAAGTTATTAAACCCAATGATGGCTTCGGTAGAGGAATATGCTGAAACTCGTATGGGATTCACCATATGGTACTACTTAGCTGTATATGATGACCCTCGAATTGAAAAATATTTCACAAAAGGCGAATACAACGGAAGAGAGAGTTACTACGCCGTTGTTCCTACATCAGACAGAGCTAAACAAACAGGAGAAAATACAGCTGAATTTGCCTCTAAACCCAAAATTAACGAAAGTACGCCTGTTTACTGGATGCGTGCTTCCGAAATCCTATTCTTAAAAGCAGAAGCAGCTTTATATAGCTTAGGAGGATTAACTCCGACACAAGCTAAAGATTTTTACGAAGAGGGAGTGAAAATGTCGTTTGCAGAAAACGGGCTTCCTCTTGCTGATGCAGAAGCGTACTTGCAGAAAGAAGCTAAACATCAAGCCATTCCTGGAAATTGGTATGTTAGCTATACAGCAGATATTTCTGAAAACAACGTTTCTCCTAACTGGGAACACCGTTCAGGAAGTCGTACATTACAGGAACAACAGCTTCAAAAAATCATCACTCAGAAGTATTTGGCTATGTATCCTAACGCTGTGGAGGCTTGGACAGAGTACCGAAGAACAGGTTATCCGCTTATATTAAAATACAAAGACACAGACGCTCCTGCCAGAATTAACTGCCCTGATTGCTTTACCCCTGAGCGTTTCAAATATTCAGAAGATGAATACCTGAAAAACCCGAATTTAGCGGAATTGCCGTCGCTTTTGGGAGGAGAAGACCAAGGAGGAACAAAACTATGGTGGGTACGTCCTAACAGACCACAACAACGATAAAAGTTTAATAAAAAAAAAGTAATGATGAAACTACATAAAATAATTTTAGGAACACTTGTTACGGCGGTTTCTGCGGTAGGTTGCCAGAAATGGACAGAAACCGAGCGTATTACCTTTGACAATCAAAACGTGGATAAGGTAGTACACCTGATGGAAGCCGAAACAGAGGAGGACTTAAATCCTCACGTAAGAGAATATTACAAAAAAATCCGTGAGGAATACCGAAACAAACCCCGCGTGAAGGGATTTGGTTGGTTCGGGAATTGGTCAGGTAAGGGAGATAATCCTCAGAATTACCTACGAGCATTGCCTGATAGTGTTGATTTCGTGTCTCTTTGGGGAACACGAGGGGCTCTTTCCAGTGAACAGAAAAAAGACCTCAAATTCTTCCAAGACGTAAAAGGAGGAAAAGCCCTTTTGTGTTGGATTGTAGAAGACCTTGGTGGTCCATTAACTCCCGTTGGTAAAGAAAGAATGCAATATTGGGTAAATGAAAAAGGTGGAGGAAATTTCAATGAAGGAGTAAGAGCCTATGCAAATGCGATTGCTGACACTATTGAAAAATACAATCTTGATGGATTTGATATTGACTATGAGCCAGGATATGGGCACTATGGAGATTTAGCAAATGATGACACCATTGAAGGAGATCACCCAATGCAGATATTTATTGAGACACTTAGTGGCAGGCTTCGTCCGAAAGGAAGAATGCTTGTAATGGATGGAGAGCCTTATCTTCTTTCAACAGAGACTTCCAAACTAATTGACCATTACATCTATCAGGCATATTGGGAGTCAGGAACAAATTCCGTAATAAGAAAAATTACAATGCCTCATTTGGTTGACTGGGAAAGGAAAACCATCATTACTGTTGAGTTTGAGCAGGGTTGGAGAACGGGAGGCATCAGGTATTATTACAGTACCCATCCTGAAATCCAAAAAATTAGGGAAGGGAAACAAATTTTGGACTATTCCGTAATGGACTTGCCAAGCGGAAAACGTATAGGCGGTATCGGAACGTACCATATGGAGTACGATTATGCTAACAAACCAGAGTACAAATGGTTACGCAAGGCTTTGTATTACGGGAATCAAAAATATCCAGGTAATTTTCAATAATATTTAAAAATGAATTTACGTATGAAAAAAATAATATGGTGCCTCGGGCTACTGATGATTTCATCGTGCCAAGAAGAATTATACGAGGACGAAACAAAAAAATTCTTGACCGCTCAGGCTGTTTATTTGGAAACCAATGACCCTGTGCTTAAATATTCGTTAAAAGAGGCTCATTCTGAGGAGGTTGCTATATCGGTTCGTGCTGTAACGCCTTTGGATAGAGAGACAAGCATTTCCGTAATGGCTGCCGATAAGGCTCAGTTAGACAAGTATAACAGTAAAAACAATACGGAGTATACGCTTCTCCCAACTTCTATGTATTCTGTTTCAAATCAGGTTACAATGAAAAAAGGAGAGCTTGTAGGAAAAATCATTCTCAAAATTAATCAGGTTAATTTTGGAGATAAAGAAGCTTATGCTCTTCCTGTGAAAATCACATCAGGGAATCCTGCTTCGGTTCAAGGGCGTGATAATGCTATATTGATTATAGAAAAGGAATTGGAGCCGATTGTAACCAAAGTGTACCGTATGGGCGGATATGAAGCGAGCGTTTCCAATGCTTTTGGAGGTTCAGACATTTCAGTAGAGCAATGGACTTTGGAAGCAATGGTTAATCGTTCGAGATACAACGCTGCCAATCGCTCAATAGGCGGAACCAAGAGTGCTGACGGTAATCCTAAAAATGAGATATTTACCCGATTTGGGGACGTAACCATTGATCCTAATCAATTGCAGATAAAAACGGGAGCTTCGCAGATAGACATACCCAAAGATAAGTTTGCCGCAAAACCTGATGAATGGTACTCTTTGGCGTTTACCTACGACGGAAAAACAACACGAGTTTTCGTAAATGGAGAAGAGGTTGCCGCAAGGGAAATCCGTGACGGAGCATACACCCTCAACGGACTTTGGATAGGTGGAGCAAATGAACTGATAAGAGAGGTACGCTTCTGGAAAAGAGCCGTTCCAGCCAAAGAATTGAAGGAAAATTATTGGAAAGTGCTTGACCCCAAAAAAGCAGAAGGATTGTTGTTCTACTATCCGCTAAATGGTAAAAAATACGACCACGATACGGGCGAAATTACCGAAGATGAAAGCAAAATATGGGATTGGTCACCTACAAAAGCTCATATGAATAGACCTCAGAGCTCAAGATTTGATGATAATGGGGGGCAAAACTATATTTTCTATCCTCCTAAAAAATAATTAACTTTTTGTCAAGAGTTTAAAGCTACTGCAAACTTGATTTGGTTTGTAGTAGCTTTTTCTTTTTTATCTCTTTAGATATTTTATTTCACCAAAATACAATTGAAAGATTTATATTTTTCTACAAATCAATAAGTTTGTTTTTTGAAGATTTTTTCAAATTGGCAGAAAACCTAAAAAGGTTAAAAAATATTTATATGTATTTATGTTTGACAAAAATCATTAAGACATCTTTAACCATTTATTTAACAAATTATAATTCAAATAATTAAAACTGATATACAAGAAAAATATAGAATATTTTGATTGTTAATAATATCTTTTGAAATTAGTAATAATAAAATTTTCTCATAAAAATTTAAAAAAATATATATAAAAGATTGTTTTTTATTTTTAGATGCCGTACATTTGTTATCATATTTTTTTTAAGGGTTTCACAAAAAAAACAAAGAAAATCGCCTTGGAGTTAAAAACACAAATCTAAAAACCAAACAAAACTAACAATAATTCAAAACTTTAACAATAAAATTATTAATTTAAAGACGTAGATATGATAAACTTATTAAGAAAATCTGGACGTGCAGGTACGAGATGGATTTTGCTTGCGTTGCTTACACAAGGTTTTTGGACAGTCTCTGCCTCTGAAAAAATTGAGGCTACATCCACAGACATTCTTGTTCAACAGCAAACAAAAAAAGTCAGCGGTACCGTAACTGATGCTTCTGGTGTTCCTCTACCGGGAGTTAGTGTTTTGGTAAAAGGTACAAGCGTTGGAGTAGCTACCGACTTCGATGGTAACTTTGAAATCAATGTTCCTGAGGACAAAACCGACTTGGTGTTCTCATACATCGGGTTCAAAGAGCAAACTATCAAAGTTAGCAAATCACAATCAGGTTTGAAAATTGTTTTGCAAGAGGAAGTTATGGAACTTGAAGGTACTGTGGTTACAGCCTTGGGTATCAAACGACAAGAAAAAGCCCTGAGCTACAACGTACAACAAGTAAAATCAGATGACCTTACTAAGGTAAAAGAAACCAACATCGTAAATAGCCTTAACGGTAAGGTTGCCGGGGTAAACATCCAACGAAGCTCTTCAGGAGTTGGAGGTGCAACCAAAGTAGTAATGCGTGGTTTGAAATCATTGGACGGAAACAATGGGGTGCTTTACGTGATTGATGGGGTGCCTATGTTTAACAGACAAAAAGACGGAGCTGGTGCATTCGGTCGTCCTGCCGGAGGTGAAAGTATTGCCGACCTGAATCCGGAAGATGTTGAAAGTATCAACGTTCTTACAGGTCCTTCAGCGGCTGCCTTGTACGGTAGTGAAGCGGCAAACGGAGTTATCCTAATCAACACCAAAAAAGGTAAAGAAGGTAAGATGGAAGTAAATCTTTCAAGCAGTGTTGAACTTGTAACTCCAACTCTTCTGCCTGATTTACAAGACACTTACGGCAGTGTTGGACAAAAAAGCTGGGGTGCTAAGCTTGATGCCCCATCGGGTTACAATCCTGCGAAATTCTTCAATACGGGAACAAATATAACCAATGCAGTAACACTTTCTACAGGTACAAAACAAAATCAAACATTTGTTTCGATGGCACAAACCAATAGCGGTGGAGTTATCCCAAATAATGATTACTATCGTTACAATGTGAATGTAAGAAATACATCTTCTTTCTTAAATGACAAATTACATTTGGACGTTAGCGGAAGTTTCATACGTCAAGGAAATCGTAATATGATTTCAGGAGGTGGATATTTCAACCCTCTTGTGGCTCTTTATCTTATGCCAAGAAGTGTTGACTATCGTGATGTAGAAATTTACGAACGTTACAATGCTGAGCGTGGTATTTATGAAAAATATCAGCCATATCCTGAACAAGTAGGAAGCTACTTTTCTGAAAACCCTTATTGGGTAGTTAACCGAGAGCTATTCTTGTTTAACAAAAAACGTTATATGATGTCTGCATCATTAAAATATGATATTTTGGACTGGTTGAACATCACAGGACGTGTTCGTTTGGACAATGACTATGGCGTTAACGAAGAGAAATTCTATGCAAGTACAACTAACTTCTTGGTGGGTTGGGCTACTGAATTAGGTCCGCACAACAAAGGTAGATACTCAATCAACAACTCAAAAGATGAGCAAACCTATGCGGATATTATGTTAAATGCGAATAAGAGCTTTGGTGAGGATTTCAGCCTAACTGCCAACTTAGGAGCAAGTTACAATGACCGTTATAGCACCAGCGTTGGAGGTAGTGGAATTCTTATAAACGTTCCGAACCTTTTCTCAGCAGCGAATTTTGCATCACAACATTCCGGCGTGGGACAATCATACGGGCGTAATAAAAACGTAGCTATTTTTGCCAGTGCGGAGTTAGGATATAAAGGTATGCTTTACCTTTCATTAACAGGACGTAACGACTGGTCTTCACAGTTAGTCAATTCAAAAGAGCCTTCTTTCTTCTATCCATCAGTGGGGCTTTCAGGTGTGATTACAGAAATGACAAAACTTCCTGATTTTGTGGATTACCTTAAAGTCAGAGGTTCTTACACCGAAGTAGGGTCACCTATCAGCAAAACCGGTCTTACTCCCGGAACCATCACACATAGCTTGAATTCAAGTGGTTTAATTGCTAACAGAGTTTATCCTTATCCGGAATTTAAAGCTGAAAGAACTCGCTCTTTGGAATTTGGTTTGAATGGTAAATTTTTCAACAATTCACTTTCTCTTGATTTAACACTTTATAAATCAAATACATTTAACCAATTCTTTGAACAAGAATTATCAGCTTCGTCTGCTTATTCAAAATTCTATTTACAAGCAGGAAATGTTGAAAACAGAGGAGTTGAGTTGGCTTTAGGAT
Proteins encoded in this region:
- a CDS encoding SusC/RagA family TonB-linked outer membrane protein; this encodes MINLLRKSGRTGTRWILLALLTQGFWTVSASEKIEATSTNILVQQQTKKVSGTVADASGVPLPGVSVLVKGTSVGVATDFDGNFEINVPEDKTDLVFSYIGFKEQTVKVTKSQSGLKIVLQEEVMELEGTVVTALGIKRQEKALSYNVQQVKSEELTRVKDANFVNSLNGKVAGVNIQKSSSGVGGQTKVVMRGAKSILGGNNVLYVIDGVPMGENTNRERGDQRFGTPASSEGIADFNSEDIESISVLTGPSAAALYGAAAANGVILINTKKGKEGKMKVNLSSSVEFSNPLILPEFQNTYGTSDSFFSWGNKLDTPSSLDPKKFFNVGTTYNNALNFSVGNKQNQTFVSASSITSEGIVSNNQYRRHNVLIRNTSSFLDDKLELDVSASYVRQFEKNMISFGEYFNPIVGVYLFPRGENFEWMKSFELYDIEKGYNAIQNRIPGDLGKDVQNPYWIMYRNIRPKVRDRYMFSGQLKYNILKNLNIAGRVRLDNTYSKSEDKRYAGTLGAFAKEKGRYAYSQGTFKQKYADLIMNYNTSFADDFNLVVNAGTSFEDYDNKGKSYRGEIKHIANKFFIANTDTSTAVVSDEGGNDRRRNIAVFASAELGWKSALYLTLTGRNDWASQLVNSDEESIFYPSVGVSAVITELLSPETKNKLYPYLGFAKVRASFTEVGSPISVTGITPGTITKKIEGGSIKANDFYPLTAPLKAERTRSYEVGISTKWLKNRLSLDVTAYKSNTYNQLLLAGLPKSSGYQTMYVQAGNVENKGLEIALGYNQEVTDFNFGTNVTATANQNKIIRLASGIPNPFDASSPIDITEMTVGNFYLREGGSIGDIYANDWIKRDQYGLVDISSGTIATEATEPYMLGSVNPDWLLGWQGNLGYKNLSLNFLFKARLGGVVVSKTQQALDYYGVSKASADARDLGYAQLGSFKVDPRAYYNAINTLDAYYTYSATNVRLQEVSLTYSFPKQALGKTFSDLSISLIGNNLWMIYNKAPFDPELASTTGTFGQGYDYFMLPSLRSYGLSIKMGF
- a CDS encoding SusD/RagB family nutrient-binding outer membrane lipoprotein, producing the protein MKKIIFASLLLSAAVGCTSDFEEINTNVYGVTKSDEAKDGISYGAPFVKMQQLVIPIGPPEATTGPGNALQNTDLISSGNYIGYFGNNNNWGFRIEPSWNFEKGRMNYAYENFYSNFFQQWVEVKKALGDSEDLRDKQIVALADILKVTAWLRATDVFGPIPYTSAGNGDIKPKLDSQKEVYYAMLSDLEKSLAVISSGGNILSSYDNVYNGDLSKWAKFANSLMLRIAVRMHFNDPQKASEYVAKALTGGVMADVSDEAKMGSTSKMKLLNPMMASVEEYAETRMGFTIWYYLAVYDDPRIEKYFTKGEYNGRESYYAVVPTSDRAKQTGENTAEFASKPKINESTPVYWMRASEILFLKAEAALYSLGGLTPTQAKDFYEEGVKMSFAENGLPLADAEAYLQKEAKHQAIPGNWYVSYTADISENNVSPNWEHRSGSRTLQEQQLQKIITQKYLAMYPNAVEAWTEYRRTGYPLILKYKDTDAPARINCPDCFTPERFKYSEDEYLKNPNLAELPSLLGGEDQGGTKLWWVRPNRPQQR
- a CDS encoding endo-beta-N-acetylglucosaminidase family protein, whose translation is MMKLHKIILGTLVTAVSAVGCQKWTETERITFDNQNVDKVVHLMEAETEEDLNPHVREYYKKIREEYRNKPRVKGFGWFGNWSGKGDNPQNYLRALPDSVDFVSLWGTRGALSSEQKKDLKFFQDVKGGKALLCWIVEDLGGPLTPVGKERMQYWVNEKGGGNFNEGVRAYANAIADTIEKYNLDGFDIDYEPGYGHYGDLANDDTIEGDHPMQIFIETLSGRLRPKGRMLVMDGEPYLLSTETSKLIDHYIYQAYWESGTNSVIRKITMPHLVDWERKTIITVEFEQGWRTGGIRYYYSTHPEIQKIREGKQILDYSVMDLPSGKRIGGIGTYHMEYDYANKPEYKWLRKALYYGNQKYPGNFQ